A region from the Catellatospora sp. TT07R-123 genome encodes:
- a CDS encoding Hsp70 family protein, which produces MTEWHLSIDFGTCYTTAATKSDGQPQLLEIENSRYLPSLVALDDSGTLLTGKAATQLAAQLPHQAERLPKRALVHDTAVRLGSRTVESTRLVAAVLRRVHEHALATYGGQAPATVRLTHPAAWGVEERAALGKAAQEAGISDPQYVAEPVAAAAYYAARDGLAADATVAVYDLGAGTLDTAVVGAPQGGFTVLAIGGDPGLGGEDLTDVLREVLAGHAYQRDPGPWRAIWSPDTDAARREQARVLRDVADAKEALSTATRVTLSVAGYPDTFLVQRPEYESAIEPLLRTSLDHLTDTVERAGLTVAQLSAVVLAGGASRTPRVSDLITHQLGVLPRTCPDPKAVVALGALCAEPPAPARPAPPRPGPVPRFFHVDRELD; this is translated from the coding sequence GTGACCGAATGGCATCTGTCGATCGACTTCGGCACCTGCTACACCACGGCCGCGACGAAGTCTGACGGGCAGCCGCAGCTGCTCGAGATCGAGAACAGCCGCTACCTGCCGTCGCTGGTGGCACTGGACGACTCCGGCACCCTGCTGACCGGCAAGGCCGCGACCCAGCTCGCGGCCCAGTTGCCCCACCAGGCCGAGCGGCTGCCCAAGCGGGCGCTCGTGCACGACACGGCGGTGCGGCTCGGCTCCCGCACCGTGGAGTCGACGCGGCTGGTCGCCGCGGTGCTGCGCCGGGTACACGAGCACGCGCTGGCGACCTACGGCGGGCAGGCGCCGGCCACCGTACGGCTGACCCACCCGGCGGCGTGGGGGGTCGAGGAGCGGGCCGCGCTCGGCAAGGCGGCCCAGGAGGCCGGCATCAGCGATCCGCAGTACGTGGCCGAGCCGGTCGCGGCGGCGGCCTACTACGCGGCACGCGACGGCCTGGCCGCAGACGCCACCGTGGCCGTGTACGACCTCGGCGCGGGCACCCTGGACACCGCCGTGGTCGGCGCGCCGCAGGGCGGGTTCACGGTGCTGGCCATCGGCGGCGACCCGGGCCTGGGCGGCGAGGACCTCACCGACGTGCTCCGCGAGGTGCTGGCCGGGCACGCGTACCAGCGCGACCCCGGGCCCTGGCGGGCGATCTGGTCACCGGACACCGACGCGGCCCGCCGCGAGCAGGCCCGGGTGCTGCGCGACGTGGCCGACGCCAAGGAGGCCCTGTCCACGGCCACCCGGGTGACCCTGAGCGTGGCCGGATACCCCGACACCTTCCTGGTCCAGCGGCCCGAGTACGAGTCGGCGATCGAACCGCTGCTGCGTACCAGCCTGGACCACCTCACCGACACGGTCGAGCGGGCGGGCCTCACCGTGGCGCAGCTGTCCGCGGTCGTGCTGGCCGGCGGCGCCAGCCGCACCCCCCGCGTCTCCGACCTGATCACCCACCAGCTCGGAGTGCTTCCCCGCACCTGCCCGGACCCGAAGGCGGTGGTCGCCCTGGGCGCGCTGTGCGCCGAGCCCCCGGCCCCCGCCCGGCCCGCCCCGCCGCGGCCCGGCCCCGTCCCGCGTTTCTTCCACGTCGACCGAGAACTGGATTAG
- a CDS encoding serine protease translates to MRDRPPWLVGIRRGLGEPVIGAGFLCADGTVLTCAHVIDPAMPDAAPENTVYLEFIFAGPHESVAAQVIGWHPGRGIVGDVAVLRPASVPGGAAPAPLASTLTGVAGDHAHVYGFPTSGDGVRPATVLMEGRAETEWLAMRSETDLGSAVTLGFSGAPLWDIERTAVIGMVVSRVRPGSKAPDPRMAFAIAADELAGYWPPLAEGLRHHLSAPEREALENRLAISLRDGHVPRVRDVDMHDIGVFRSRYVVEGQEPPAYVRRTLDEPLSQALASKRFVVLVGDSKAGKSRTLIEALRQDLGEARLVVPATPADLTPLSRMRLGPVPVVVWLEELDRWLVTPSGLDLKILDRFAAASPPTLVVATMTGANYDRVTAAGDFNRTAQTVLGRATTLWLATRLDDAERTEAAAAYPGEDFTERSIGAQLISAQVLEARFRAAAAADPVAYAAARAAVDWQRAGIDRAAPLSALRAIMDDLLAEQQRPATDDASFAAALAWATAEVNGSPALVERSGPDAVRAFAYLVDQLDREGSRDAAPVAAVVWPHVMREARAEELVKVATTAYSRNLPELGEQGLRAACASSDEHTRAWGALLLGMVLADDEPAEATQLLEQAHASDQPEVVGLAKVFLALLLLKAGDLVRAQTLLEQALAADDPDVSPLAGSRLGNLLVNQGEYGRALLTHKPADLPMQGEAGQQLGAVAELVWQHQALPLAQTSLGALLLDRGELRRARTLLERALESGADDVTPLTQSSYGLLLMLEGEFEQAEQMLEAAIASPVPAASLSATVSLAVLRGQQGDADTAAEMLAQVAHSGDVEQGPRAADLLGDLLLSRDDLSGAKEAYALAVGYSHPVWSPVAQTDLAVIAQREEDWDEAKRLLVAAAGQAGDSVHTLRATDLLGDLLARQGDTAGARAAYERVAASGDRDWAPIAQIDLAQLAYREGDVAEAMHYLRLAAASDSPAHALRATDFIGDLLMIQGDIEGARERYEYVIASEHPEWAPIARFDLGVLAVADEDLDLAAEQFQRVVAEGNRDYAAAARLQLGQVHYERGDQEQARALFLEAAESEVPDAVQQARFALTTVALEHGDLSQAAQWLELLRGGDADADAVALLAVVRTRMARLDPPPAELSGLGGPLGTDALVEAAEYLFSLNGIDYAAELAEQAAAVSPGPAAWALLGRVRLAQRDLEHALALLSDALQQCEPPLEWQVRLDLGRTLSRLERDDQARHVLRPLAESGDLVHGPAAMLLLGQLAELGGELPVARYWLRQAAELGDDEVADEAQEVLDGLIPGPESPPRDSPDLPGTGSATPAADSAPPLPDPVPPATAEPLPAQVAVLLGELAAAEGALDEAQAWWAQAAAGSDGQARLRARLGAAAVLVEQGAIEEAGPQLIELLRAGGPVAAAAARLLDDIELARAGANLRWRAT, encoded by the coding sequence TTGCGCGACCGTCCGCCGTGGCTCGTCGGCATCCGGCGCGGCCTGGGCGAGCCGGTGATCGGCGCGGGCTTCCTGTGCGCCGACGGGACGGTCCTCACCTGCGCGCACGTGATCGACCCGGCCATGCCCGACGCCGCACCCGAGAACACGGTGTACCTGGAGTTCATCTTCGCCGGGCCGCACGAGTCCGTCGCGGCGCAGGTGATCGGCTGGCACCCGGGTCGCGGCATAGTCGGCGACGTGGCGGTGCTGCGGCCGGCGTCGGTGCCGGGCGGGGCGGCCCCGGCACCGCTGGCCTCGACCCTGACCGGTGTCGCAGGCGACCACGCGCACGTGTACGGCTTCCCGACCAGCGGCGACGGAGTGCGTCCGGCGACCGTGCTGATGGAGGGCCGGGCAGAGACCGAGTGGCTGGCGATGCGCAGCGAGACCGACCTCGGGTCGGCGGTCACGCTGGGCTTCTCCGGCGCACCGCTGTGGGACATCGAGCGGACGGCCGTCATCGGCATGGTCGTCAGCCGGGTGCGGCCGGGCTCCAAGGCGCCCGACCCGCGGATGGCGTTCGCGATCGCCGCCGACGAGCTGGCCGGATACTGGCCGCCGCTGGCCGAGGGACTGCGCCACCACCTGTCCGCGCCGGAACGCGAGGCGCTGGAGAACCGGCTGGCCATCTCGCTGCGCGACGGCCACGTCCCGCGGGTCCGCGACGTGGACATGCACGACATCGGGGTCTTCCGCTCCCGGTACGTCGTGGAGGGGCAGGAGCCGCCGGCATACGTGCGCCGCACCCTCGACGAGCCGCTGTCGCAGGCGCTGGCGTCCAAGCGGTTCGTGGTGCTGGTCGGCGACTCCAAGGCGGGCAAGTCCCGCACCCTGATCGAGGCGCTGCGGCAGGACCTGGGCGAGGCCCGGCTCGTCGTGCCGGCCACGCCCGCCGACCTCACCCCGCTGTCGCGGATGCGGCTGGGCCCGGTCCCGGTGGTGGTCTGGCTGGAGGAACTCGACCGGTGGCTGGTCACCCCGTCCGGGCTCGACCTGAAGATCCTCGACCGGTTCGCGGCGGCGTCACCGCCGACGCTGGTGGTCGCCACGATGACCGGGGCCAACTACGACCGGGTGACCGCCGCCGGCGACTTCAACCGGACGGCGCAGACGGTGCTCGGCCGGGCCACCACGCTGTGGCTGGCCACCCGCCTGGACGATGCGGAACGCACCGAGGCCGCCGCGGCGTACCCCGGGGAGGACTTCACCGAGCGCAGCATCGGCGCCCAGCTCATCTCCGCGCAGGTGCTGGAGGCGCGGTTCCGCGCCGCCGCCGCCGCCGACCCGGTCGCCTACGCCGCCGCACGGGCGGCCGTCGACTGGCAGCGGGCCGGCATCGACCGTGCGGCGCCCCTGTCGGCGCTGCGCGCGATCATGGACGACCTGCTGGCCGAGCAGCAGCGCCCGGCCACCGACGACGCGTCGTTCGCCGCCGCGCTGGCCTGGGCGACCGCGGAGGTCAACGGCTCCCCGGCCCTGGTGGAGCGGTCGGGGCCGGACGCGGTGCGCGCCTTCGCCTACCTGGTGGACCAGCTCGACCGCGAGGGCAGCCGCGACGCCGCCCCGGTGGCCGCGGTCGTGTGGCCGCACGTGATGCGCGAGGCCAGGGCCGAGGAACTGGTCAAGGTCGCCACCACGGCGTACAGCCGGAACCTGCCCGAACTCGGTGAGCAGGGCCTGCGCGCGGCCTGCGCCAGCTCCGACGAGCACACCCGCGCCTGGGGCGCGCTGCTGCTGGGCATGGTGCTGGCCGATGACGAACCGGCCGAGGCCACGCAGCTGCTGGAGCAGGCCCACGCCTCGGACCAGCCGGAAGTCGTCGGGCTGGCCAAGGTGTTCCTGGCCCTGCTGCTGCTGAAGGCGGGCGATCTCGTACGCGCCCAGACCCTGCTCGAGCAGGCCCTGGCCGCAGACGACCCCGACGTGTCGCCGCTGGCCGGCAGCCGCCTGGGCAACCTGCTGGTGAACCAGGGCGAATACGGCCGCGCGCTGCTGACCCACAAGCCCGCCGACCTGCCGATGCAGGGCGAGGCCGGCCAACAGCTGGGCGCCGTGGCCGAACTGGTCTGGCAGCACCAGGCCCTGCCCCTGGCCCAGACCAGCCTCGGCGCGCTGCTGCTGGACCGCGGCGAGTTGCGCCGCGCCCGGACGCTGCTGGAGCGGGCGCTGGAGTCCGGCGCCGACGACGTGACCCCACTGACCCAGTCCAGCTACGGCCTGCTGCTCATGCTCGAAGGCGAGTTCGAGCAGGCCGAGCAGATGCTGGAGGCGGCGATCGCGTCACCAGTGCCCGCGGCGTCGCTGAGCGCCACCGTGTCGCTGGCCGTGCTGAGAGGCCAGCAGGGCGACGCCGACACCGCGGCCGAGATGCTGGCGCAGGTCGCGCACTCCGGCGACGTCGAACAGGGTCCGCGCGCCGCCGACCTGCTCGGCGACCTGCTGCTGAGCCGCGACGACCTCAGCGGGGCGAAAGAGGCGTACGCGCTGGCGGTCGGGTACAGCCATCCCGTGTGGTCGCCGGTCGCCCAGACCGACCTGGCCGTGATCGCCCAGCGCGAGGAAGACTGGGACGAGGCCAAGCGGCTGCTGGTCGCCGCGGCCGGGCAGGCCGGCGACTCGGTGCACACGCTGCGCGCGACCGACCTGCTCGGCGACCTGCTGGCCCGCCAGGGCGACACGGCCGGCGCCCGCGCCGCCTACGAGCGGGTGGCGGCCAGCGGCGACCGCGACTGGGCCCCGATCGCGCAGATCGACCTCGCGCAACTGGCCTACCGCGAGGGCGACGTAGCGGAGGCGATGCACTACCTGCGGCTGGCCGCCGCCTCCGACAGCCCCGCACACGCGCTGCGGGCCACCGACTTCATCGGCGACCTGCTGATGATCCAGGGCGACATCGAGGGGGCGCGCGAGCGGTACGAGTACGTCATCGCCTCCGAGCACCCCGAGTGGGCGCCGATCGCCCGGTTCGACCTCGGGGTCCTGGCCGTGGCCGACGAAGACCTCGACCTGGCCGCCGAGCAGTTCCAGCGGGTCGTCGCGGAAGGCAACCGCGACTACGCCGCGGCGGCACGCCTTCAGCTCGGGCAGGTCCACTACGAACGCGGCGACCAGGAACAGGCGCGGGCGCTGTTCCTGGAGGCCGCCGAGTCGGAGGTCCCCGACGCGGTGCAGCAGGCCCGCTTCGCGCTGACGACGGTCGCACTGGAGCACGGCGACCTGAGCCAGGCGGCCCAGTGGCTGGAGCTGCTGCGCGGCGGCGACGCCGATGCCGACGCCGTGGCGCTGCTCGCGGTGGTCCGTACGCGGATGGCGCGCCTGGACCCGCCACCGGCCGAGCTGTCCGGCCTCGGCGGACCGCTCGGCACCGACGCGCTGGTCGAGGCCGCCGAATACCTGTTCTCGCTCAACGGGATCGACTACGCCGCGGAGCTGGCCGAGCAGGCCGCGGCGGTGTCGCCCGGCCCGGCGGCGTGGGCGCTGCTGGGCCGGGTGCGGCTGGCCCAGCGGGACCTGGAGCACGCGCTGGCGCTGCTGTCCGACGCGCTCCAGCAGTGCGAGCCGCCGCTGGAGTGGCAGGTCCGTCTGGACCTGGGGCGGACACTGTCCCGACTGGAACGCGACGACCAGGCGCGGCACGTGCTCCGGCCGCTGGCCGAATCCGGCGACCTGGTGCACGGACCCGCCGCGATGCTGCTGCTGGGCCAGCTGGCCGAGCTCGGCGGAGAACTCCCCGTCGCCCGGTACTGGCTGCGGCAGGCCGCTGAGCTCGGTGACGACGAGGTCGCCGACGAAGCCCAGGAGGTGCTGGACGGGCTGATCCCCGGCCCCGAATCGCCACCGCGCGACAGCCCGGACCTGCCGGGCACCGGCAGCGCGACTCCGGCAGCCGACTCCGCCCCACCCCTGCCGGACCCGGTGCCGCCCGCAACGGCCGAACCGCTGCCGGCCCAGGTCGCGGTGCTGCTGGGCGAACTCGCCGCCGCCGAGGGCGCGCTGGATGAGGCGCAGGCCTGGTGGGCGCAGGCCGCCGCCGGAAGCGACGGGCAGGCACGCCTGCGGGCCCGCCTCGGCGCCGCCGCGGTCCTGGTGGAGCAGGGTGCGATCGAGGAGGCCGGACCACAGCTCATCGAACTGCTGCGCGCCGGCGGACCCGTCGCCGCGGCGGCCGCCCGGCTGCTCGACGACATCGAACTGGCGCGGGCCGGTGCGAACCTGCGATGGAGGGCGACGTGA
- a CDS encoding CU044_2847 family protein, with the protein MSELVRFQTDEGAELVVEVDDDAPGLERISRDSHGVAQATRDLEAALAQVQPSLRRVVAMVRSLSPDSHEVEFGLKLNAEAGAVIAKTSIEGHFVVRMTWEGRQRGAGA; encoded by the coding sequence TTGAGCGAGCTGGTGCGCTTCCAGACCGACGAGGGAGCCGAGCTGGTCGTCGAGGTGGACGACGACGCACCCGGGTTGGAGCGGATCTCCCGGGACTCACACGGGGTGGCGCAGGCCACCCGGGACCTCGAGGCCGCGCTGGCGCAGGTGCAGCCGTCGCTGCGCAGGGTCGTCGCGATGGTGCGCTCGCTGTCGCCCGACTCCCACGAGGTGGAGTTCGGGCTGAAGCTGAACGCCGAGGCCGGTGCGGTGATCGCGAAGACGTCGATCGAGGGCCACTTCGTCGTCCGTATGACGTGGGAGGGCCGCCAGCGTGGGGCCGGAGCCTAG
- a CDS encoding RNA-guided endonuclease TnpB family protein, with protein sequence MTRTVKRAFKFRFYPTDVQAAQLSRTFGCVRLVYNMALQARTEAWTQRQERVNYNATSALLTGWKKTDDLAFLNEVSSVPLQQALRHLHTAFTNFWARRAKYPTFKSRKRSRRSAEYTASAFRWRDGTLTLAKMNQPLNIVWSRTLPQGCTPSTVTVSQDAAGRWFVSLLCDDVIVQTPACGQVGIDAGIDSLLTLSTGEKITNPRHERTDRKRLARAQRDLARKQKGSANRAKARVKVARVHARIADRRRDHLHKLTTRLVRENQAIVIEDLAVRTMVKNHRLARAISDAAWRQLRTMLEYKAAWHGRDLIVVDRWFPSTRLCSTCGTLAQRMPLEVREWTCRCGAVHDRDVNAARNILAAGLAVTACGDDVRHQRESSRTGQSSTKQEDPRATKGVLVL encoded by the coding sequence GTGACCAGGACGGTGAAGCGGGCGTTCAAGTTCCGCTTCTACCCCACCGACGTGCAGGCCGCGCAGTTGTCGCGGACGTTCGGGTGCGTCCGGCTGGTCTACAACATGGCCTTGCAGGCCAGGACCGAGGCGTGGACGCAGCGTCAGGAGCGAGTGAACTACAACGCGACCTCGGCCCTGCTCACCGGGTGGAAGAAGACCGACGACCTGGCGTTCCTCAACGAGGTGTCGTCCGTGCCGTTGCAGCAGGCGCTGCGGCACCTGCATACCGCGTTCACCAACTTCTGGGCCAGACGCGCGAAGTATCCGACGTTCAAGTCCAGGAAGCGCTCGCGCCGGTCGGCGGAGTACACCGCCAGCGCGTTCCGGTGGCGCGACGGCACCCTGACCCTGGCCAAGATGAACCAACCACTGAACATCGTGTGGTCGCGGACCCTGCCGCAGGGCTGTACGCCCTCGACGGTGACCGTGTCGCAGGACGCAGCCGGACGCTGGTTCGTGTCCCTGCTCTGCGACGACGTGATCGTCCAGACCCCCGCCTGCGGCCAGGTCGGGATCGACGCCGGGATCGACAGCCTGCTCACCCTGTCCACCGGCGAGAAGATCACCAACCCCCGGCACGAGCGCACCGACCGCAAACGGCTGGCCCGCGCGCAGAGGGATCTGGCCCGCAAGCAGAAGGGCTCGGCCAACCGCGCCAAGGCCCGGGTCAAGGTCGCCCGTGTCCATGCCCGCATCGCCGACCGCAGACGCGACCATCTGCACAAACTGACCACTCGGCTCGTTCGTGAGAACCAAGCGATCGTGATCGAGGACCTCGCCGTACGGACCATGGTCAAGAACCACCGCCTGGCCCGCGCGATCAGCGACGCGGCCTGGCGGCAGCTGCGCACCATGCTGGAGTACAAGGCCGCCTGGCACGGCCGGGACCTGATCGTCGTGGACCGCTGGTTCCCGTCGACCCGGCTGTGCTCGACGTGCGGCACGCTCGCGCAACGGATGCCGCTGGAGGTACGGGAGTGGACGTGCCGGTGCGGGGCCGTCCACGACCGTGACGTGAACGCCGCACGCAACATCCTGGCCGCCGGACTGGCGGTGACAGCCTGCGGAGACGACGTAAGACATCAACGAGAATCCTCTCGGACGGGGCAGTCGTCGACGAAACAGGAAGACCCGAGGGCGACCAAGGGAGTCCTCGTCCTTTAG
- a CDS encoding WD40 repeat domain-containing protein produces MHAAEPSTGLGPDPVPACPVCLRPAGEDADCGSCHWTLRTAFRMGAPTDTELREFEQRLATEQRAFDLAAAVRAAGFPARGDDAMLARLERFVRSGPVSEVERRSARREILARDTRVYRARATADIAAETMPASSTPAILVEVDARGVTATTFVRGADGRPREHEPPRSWPWRSLLPHLPLEPDEQRFMLAGGVGRRELDRSRLEAAATEGLGVVAGVPSVVVCRLPGWPVAEQVVALLRQRGASVLAVWSPADEAAGPRSSGPVTGSGADASGQAAVGGGRTGAPSAPPAPARPREIHPVSGLTCIAVPASVPLLVGGDADGTASLWDLRSGELLEQRRLHAGPVTSVDVAADGQTVVTAGQDGAVRVWRIGPGSPVTLATVHQGWAVAVRLARLGAFSLGDAGSLHCSSLSGAPDASGFPLPVGWDAATALAACARSDLVAVGGAGGLVRVVDSRTGDVQAQLPVGTDVTALAMDAAGNRLAVGGLDGSVRLFAPASGALVAELTANRSAVRCLAVTAQGEPVAGFASGEVRLWTVEQARTEQPGGVLGTHATAVVGVAVADADLVVSADSDGLVRQWRTGGQSR; encoded by the coding sequence ATGCACGCGGCTGAACCGTCGACCGGGCTGGGCCCGGATCCCGTGCCGGCGTGCCCGGTGTGCCTGCGGCCCGCCGGCGAGGACGCCGACTGCGGCAGTTGCCACTGGACGCTGCGGACCGCGTTCCGGATGGGGGCGCCCACCGACACGGAGCTGCGCGAGTTCGAGCAGCGGCTCGCCACCGAGCAGCGCGCCTTCGACCTGGCGGCGGCGGTGCGCGCGGCCGGGTTCCCGGCCCGCGGCGACGACGCGATGCTGGCCCGGCTGGAACGCTTCGTCCGGTCCGGCCCGGTGTCGGAGGTGGAGCGCAGATCGGCCCGCCGCGAGATCCTGGCCCGCGACACCCGCGTGTACCGGGCCCGTGCCACCGCCGACATCGCCGCCGAGACCATGCCCGCCTCGTCGACGCCCGCGATCCTGGTCGAGGTGGACGCGCGCGGCGTGACCGCCACGACGTTCGTGCGCGGAGCGGACGGGCGGCCCCGCGAGCACGAGCCGCCGCGGTCGTGGCCGTGGCGTTCGCTGCTGCCGCACCTGCCGCTGGAGCCCGACGAGCAGCGGTTCATGCTGGCCGGCGGAGTCGGCCGGCGCGAGCTGGACCGGTCGCGGCTGGAGGCGGCCGCGACCGAGGGCCTCGGCGTCGTCGCCGGTGTGCCGTCGGTGGTGGTGTGCCGGCTGCCCGGCTGGCCGGTCGCCGAGCAGGTCGTGGCGCTGCTGCGCCAGCGCGGTGCCAGTGTCCTGGCCGTCTGGTCGCCCGCCGACGAGGCGGCCGGCCCGCGCAGCAGCGGGCCCGTCACCGGCTCGGGTGCCGACGCGTCGGGGCAGGCAGCGGTCGGCGGAGGCCGTACCGGCGCCCCCAGCGCACCGCCCGCACCGGCCCGGCCCCGGGAGATCCACCCCGTAAGTGGCCTGACCTGCATCGCGGTGCCCGCATCGGTGCCGCTGCTGGTAGGCGGCGACGCCGACGGGACCGCGTCACTGTGGGACCTGCGCAGCGGCGAACTGCTCGAACAGCGGCGGCTGCACGCCGGGCCGGTCACCTCCGTCGACGTGGCGGCCGACGGCCAGACCGTGGTCACGGCCGGTCAGGACGGCGCGGTCCGCGTCTGGCGGATCGGGCCGGGCAGCCCGGTCACACTGGCCACGGTGCACCAGGGCTGGGCGGTCGCGGTGCGGCTCGCCCGGCTGGGTGCGTTCAGCCTCGGCGACGCGGGCTCGCTGCACTGCTCGTCGCTGTCGGGCGCCCCGGACGCGTCGGGGTTCCCGCTGCCGGTCGGCTGGGACGCGGCGACGGCGCTGGCGGCCTGTGCCCGCAGCGACCTGGTCGCGGTCGGCGGTGCCGGTGGGCTGGTGCGCGTCGTCGACAGCCGCACCGGCGACGTGCAGGCGCAGCTGCCCGTCGGGACCGACGTCACCGCGCTGGCCATGGACGCGGCCGGGAACCGGCTGGCCGTCGGCGGCCTCGACGGGTCGGTCCGGCTGTTCGCGCCGGCATCGGGTGCGCTGGTGGCGGAACTGACCGCGAACCGGTCCGCGGTCCGCTGCCTGGCGGTCACGGCGCAGGGCGAGCCGGTGGCCGGGTTCGCCTCCGGCGAGGTCCGCCTGTGGACGGTGGAGCAGGCGCGGACCGAGCAACCGGGCGGGGTGCTCGGCACCCATGCCACCGCTGTCGTGGGGGTGGCGGTGGCCGACGCCGACCTGGTGGTCAGCGCCGACTCTGACGGGCTGGTCCGGCAGTGGCGGACCGGCGGCCAGAGCCGATGA